A stretch of the Archangium violaceum genome encodes the following:
- the treS gene encoding maltose alpha-D-glucosyltransferase — MTRTDPLWYKKAVIYELHIRAFYDSNADGHGDIPGLIEKLPYLQDLGVTCLWILPHYPSPLKDDGYDIADYYAVHPDYGTLADFQRLVDEAHKRDIRILSELVVNHTSDQHAWFQEARRDPKSPKRDFYVWSDTDDRYQGARIIFLDTERSNWTWDPVAKQYFWHRFFSHQPDLNYDNPEVQEAMLDVMRFWLNMGVDGFRCDAVPYLFEREGTNCENLPETHAFLKKLRKAIDSEYPDKMLLAEANQWPADVRVYFGDGDEFHMGFHFPVMPRLFMALRKEDRTPIVEILQQTPEIPETCQWAIFLRNHDELTLEMVTDEDRDYMYREYATDPRMRINLGIRRRLAPLMDNGRRRIELMHSLLFTLPGTPVLYYGDEIGMGDNIYLGDRNGVRTPMQWTPDRNAGFSRADGARLYAPIIGDPVYGYQSINVEAQERVRSSLLNWMKRMLRVRQRYPAFAMGRLRWLNPDNRKVLAFVREYEGQTILIICNLSRFAQPAVIDLRDWEGQVPVELIGETPFPRISGSLPYQLTLGPYMFLWFRLEKLAPGRGMP, encoded by the coding sequence ATGACCCGGACGGATCCGCTCTGGTACAAGAAGGCAGTCATCTACGAGCTACACATCCGAGCGTTTTATGACTCGAACGCGGATGGGCACGGGGACATCCCCGGGCTCATCGAGAAGCTGCCGTACCTTCAGGACCTGGGCGTCACGTGCCTGTGGATCCTCCCCCACTACCCCTCGCCGTTGAAGGACGACGGCTACGACATCGCGGACTACTACGCGGTGCACCCGGACTACGGGACGCTCGCGGACTTCCAGCGGCTGGTGGACGAGGCCCACAAGCGCGACATCCGCATCCTCAGCGAGCTCGTCGTCAACCACACCAGCGACCAGCACGCCTGGTTCCAGGAGGCCCGGAGGGATCCCAAGAGCCCCAAGCGCGACTTCTACGTCTGGAGCGACACGGACGACCGGTACCAGGGCGCGCGCATCATCTTCCTGGATACCGAGCGCTCCAACTGGACGTGGGACCCGGTCGCCAAGCAGTACTTCTGGCACCGCTTCTTCAGCCACCAGCCGGACCTCAACTACGACAACCCCGAGGTCCAGGAAGCCATGCTCGACGTCATGCGCTTCTGGCTGAACATGGGCGTGGACGGCTTCCGCTGCGACGCCGTGCCCTACCTCTTCGAGCGCGAGGGCACCAACTGCGAGAACCTCCCGGAGACGCACGCCTTCCTCAAGAAGCTGCGCAAGGCGATCGACTCGGAGTACCCGGACAAGATGCTCCTGGCCGAGGCCAACCAGTGGCCCGCGGACGTGCGCGTCTACTTCGGTGACGGCGACGAGTTCCACATGGGCTTCCACTTCCCGGTGATGCCCCGCCTCTTCATGGCGCTGCGCAAGGAGGACCGCACCCCCATCGTGGAGATCCTCCAGCAGACGCCGGAGATCCCCGAGACGTGCCAGTGGGCCATCTTCCTGCGCAACCACGACGAGCTGACGCTGGAGATGGTGACGGACGAGGACCGGGACTACATGTACCGGGAGTACGCCACCGATCCGCGCATGCGCATCAACCTGGGCATCCGGCGCCGGCTCGCCCCGCTCATGGACAACGGCCGGCGGCGCATCGAGCTGATGCACAGCCTGCTCTTCACCCTGCCCGGTACCCCCGTCCTCTACTACGGGGACGAGATCGGCATGGGCGACAACATCTACCTGGGCGATCGCAACGGCGTGCGCACGCCCATGCAGTGGACGCCGGACCGCAACGCGGGCTTCTCCCGGGCGGACGGCGCGCGCCTGTACGCCCCCATCATCGGGGACCCCGTCTACGGCTACCAGAGCATCAACGTGGAGGCCCAGGAGCGCGTCCGCTCCTCGCTGCTCAACTGGATGAAGCGCATGCTCCGGGTGCGCCAGCGCTACCCCGCCTTCGCCATGGGCCGGCTGCGCTGGCTCAACCCGGACAACCGCAAGGTGCTCGCCTTCGTGCGCGAGTACGAGGGCCAGACGATCCTCATCATCTGCAACCTGTCGCGCTTCGCGCAGCCGGCCGTCATCGACCTGCGTGACTGGGAGGGCCAGGTGCCCGTGGAGCTCATCGGAGAGACGCCCTTCCCGCGCATCTCCGGCAGCCTGCCGTACCAGCTCACGCTCGGCCCCTACATGTTCCTGTGGTTCCGCCTCGAGAAGCTCGCCCCTGGGAGAGGAATGCCGTGA
- a CDS encoding alpha-1,4-glucan--maltose-1-phosphate maltosyltransferase, with translation MSERIGSTVIENVRPQLDAGRWAVKRVEGESLTVKADIFKEGHDVLVAVVRWRQSAPKEQATEWTETPMEAKGNDLWEASFPLARNGRYEFTVEAWPDLFATWVSELKRKVDVGRDVRSELLEGAALLEGAAARATQAKEPEDARRLTEAAQSFRKGVSPNAIATAMDPGLALIASKHADRSIASRYDRVLEVFVNREKARFGSWYEFFPRSALRDGRTHATFKDAEKWLPYVQSLGFDIIYLPPIHPIGRTARKGKNNSLTAGPEDVGSPWAIGAAEGGHKAVNPKLGTLEDFRGFVKAANDLGIEIALDIAFQCSPDHPYVKEHPEWFQHRPDGTIKTAENPPKRYEDIVNFDWLGPGRATLWPELKSVVMHWVEQGVRIFRVDNPHTKPLQFWAWLIREVQTVRPDIVFLSEAFTRPKVMKHLAKVGFQQSYTYFTWRNFKQEMEEYLEEITSEPVSDYMLGNLWPNTPDILPEFLQRSGPGGFRLRAAMAATLSSSWGMYCGYELCEGTPVKPGKEEYLDSEKYELKAWDLDRPGNIRDYISRLNTIRREHRAFQLYSNLRFFKSDNDQVMFYLKRTPDGSSQVLVAVSFDPFHAQESVLHVPLAELGIQPDETYQVHELMTDERSLWQGSTAHVRLTPEQPAAIWAVYRFRRSEQAFDYYE, from the coding sequence ATGAGCGAGCGAATCGGAAGCACGGTCATCGAGAATGTCCGGCCACAGCTGGACGCCGGCCGATGGGCAGTGAAGCGCGTCGAGGGTGAATCCCTCACGGTCAAGGCCGACATCTTCAAGGAGGGCCACGACGTCCTGGTGGCCGTGGTGCGTTGGAGGCAATCCGCGCCGAAGGAACAGGCGACGGAGTGGACCGAGACGCCCATGGAGGCCAAGGGCAACGACCTGTGGGAAGCCTCCTTCCCCCTGGCGCGCAACGGCCGCTACGAGTTCACGGTCGAGGCCTGGCCGGACCTCTTCGCCACCTGGGTGTCCGAGCTCAAGCGCAAGGTCGACGTGGGCCGCGACGTGCGCAGCGAGCTGCTCGAGGGCGCCGCGTTGCTCGAGGGCGCCGCCGCCCGGGCCACCCAGGCCAAGGAGCCCGAGGACGCCAGGCGTCTGACCGAGGCCGCCCAGTCCTTCCGCAAGGGCGTCTCCCCCAACGCCATCGCCACGGCGATGGATCCGGGGCTCGCGCTCATCGCGTCGAAGCACGCGGACCGCTCCATCGCCTCCCGGTACGACCGCGTGCTCGAGGTGTTCGTCAACCGCGAGAAGGCGCGCTTCGGCTCCTGGTACGAGTTCTTCCCGCGCTCGGCGCTGCGCGACGGCCGCACGCACGCCACCTTCAAGGACGCGGAAAAGTGGCTGCCGTACGTGCAGTCCCTGGGCTTCGACATCATCTACCTGCCGCCCATCCACCCCATCGGGCGCACGGCGCGCAAGGGCAAGAACAACAGCCTCACCGCGGGCCCCGAGGACGTGGGCAGCCCCTGGGCCATCGGCGCCGCCGAGGGCGGTCACAAGGCCGTGAATCCCAAGCTCGGCACGCTGGAGGACTTCCGCGGCTTCGTGAAGGCCGCCAACGACCTGGGCATCGAGATCGCCCTGGACATCGCCTTCCAGTGCTCGCCGGACCACCCCTACGTGAAGGAACACCCGGAGTGGTTCCAACACCGGCCGGACGGCACCATCAAGACGGCCGAGAACCCGCCCAAGCGCTACGAGGACATCGTCAACTTCGACTGGCTGGGCCCCGGACGCGCCACGCTCTGGCCCGAGCTCAAGTCGGTGGTGATGCACTGGGTGGAACAGGGCGTGCGCATCTTCCGCGTGGACAACCCGCACACCAAGCCCCTGCAGTTCTGGGCCTGGCTCATCCGCGAGGTGCAGACCGTCCGGCCCGACATCGTCTTCCTCTCCGAGGCCTTCACCCGTCCCAAGGTGATGAAGCACCTGGCCAAGGTGGGCTTCCAGCAGTCGTACACCTACTTCACCTGGCGCAACTTCAAGCAGGAGATGGAGGAGTACCTGGAGGAGATCACCTCCGAGCCCGTGTCCGACTACATGCTCGGCAACCTCTGGCCGAATACGCCGGACATCCTCCCCGAGTTCCTCCAGCGGAGCGGACCCGGTGGCTTCCGGCTGCGCGCCGCCATGGCCGCCACGCTCTCCAGCTCCTGGGGCATGTACTGCGGCTACGAGCTGTGCGAGGGCACGCCCGTCAAGCCCGGCAAGGAGGAGTACCTCGACTCGGAGAAGTACGAGCTCAAGGCGTGGGACCTGGACCGGCCGGGCAACATCCGCGACTACATCTCGCGGCTCAACACCATCCGCCGCGAGCACCGCGCCTTCCAGCTCTACTCCAACCTGCGCTTCTTCAAGTCGGACAACGACCAGGTGATGTTCTACCTGAAGCGCACGCCGGACGGCTCCAGCCAGGTGCTGGTGGCGGTGAGCTTCGATCCCTTCCACGCCCAGGAGTCCGTGCTCCACGTGCCCCTGGCCGAGCTGGGCATCCAACCGGACGAGACGTACCAGGTCCACGAACTGATGACGGACGAGCGGAGCCTGTGGCAGGGATCCACCGCGCACGTGCGGCTCACGCCCGAGCAGCCCGCTGCCATCTGGGCCGTGTACCGCTTCCGCCGCAGTGAGCAGGCGTTCGACTACTACGAATGA
- a CDS encoding HEAT repeat domain-containing protein codes for MFTRQRRGWRPHDSPRRLESAAMANSEAGLAEVEALYRKTVRGAFEHLTFKGLTHTGQPVSLPLEEVYVGLKVLAEVPEVVDDLSAAERRLLHEAKLQGRLEEEQDRELDSLRYRRWREEARGEQTRLQRRSLDATQVELAEPVMVLLGDPGSGKTTLLHYLALRAIGPEQTGGTRKGRLPLFVPLAAYDEHLRRTDDTATLEQFLAIYWARWSHLRGLEPLFHQALEEGRALVLLDGLDEVLELTTRRRVAQQVSGLLQKWEGRGNRFVLTSRFIGYREVRLPGGVPHYMVLDFGPEEIERFAHRWCEAFEVLASGGERSEGVLQRARQEAQALLEDVQEKPGVAHLASNPLLLTMLAQLRRQEGRLPARRIELYARYVRMLLEHWAERVQPDVAHQHLMDLALWLQRHRPSGTARQSDLVKVLRHQEMRDIAGLLGERGHDAHGFLHLTFQEYFVGRALARESPENRWELLRPHLHDPRWHEPLLLCAGQLGVIEGREEEVDDLLGRILGAGSEHEEVLHRDLFLAIAVLEEDVTRSKKRLSDMMARLEPLRMARVPSVRQRALAGMAQLMRLGHEPAKEAFLAWIEEQAHTSETSRALAKVPPGEIPAELRGKLLEWLEREGGRKWIVAVDVLGPMAGSDEAVLQALLPRIDDDSPGGPPSVVWALGRVAGSSEAVRDAFLARLADKEFDVGSAMIQALSAMVSSDEAVRQAFFSRLADELPHVREAAAEALGALADRDESVRQALLSRLTDENWPVRSSAACALGAMAGSDEFVRQALLARLADEDSDVREAVVDALSASVGNDESVRDALLSRLTDEDWLVRRAAAEALGAVAGSSEAVRQALLARLDDEVPHVREVAALALSTAVGSDEAVRQALLSMLDDENYGVRRVAAEALGAVAGSDGAVRQALLSVLDDEQGEVRRAVSETLGTQVGSDEAVRQALLSRLGGERWEVRSASVRVLGAMVGSDGSVRQALLERLDDEHWQIREAAVEALGAVVGSDGAVRQALLERLDDEDPDVCEAAVEALGAVVGSDGAIRQALLDRLADEHWWMREVAAEALGAVAGSDGAVREALLARLDDETSDVRSAAAKALEAAVAGSDGTVRQALLARLTDKHEKVRRAAVQALGAVVGSDGAVRQALLSRLNDEDGFVRQAAAKALEAVAGSDKAVQQALFALLDERELGVIQVAVEVLGTAAGSDGSVRQVLLARLADEHGFLRRAAAEALGAVVDSDGSVRKALLAQLDDNNEWVRAAAVRALGAVVGSDGAVREALLARLNDKVWTVRAATVMTLSEKSRAEDVPVESFIPWLGAVGYSSQEDLPEQVRRSVARVVALEAHHDEHLLRRLLEWVRHPEWETRQGAAMALMAIPGGPPPHAKPALLGLLDDLRDEGAWSERLDMAESLLNARDREASKKAIDCAMSALDYGIQPWHDGELTGQVRSRAAELLGRLEPTHRNERVLQRLLRLLQEDDEEDVCDTAYQAALRLIAAPVERR; via the coding sequence ATGTTCACACGCCAACGGCGCGGATGGCGTCCGCACGATTCGCCCCGGCGACTAGAGTCCGCGGCCATGGCGAACTCCGAGGCGGGGCTGGCGGAAGTGGAAGCGCTCTACCGGAAGACGGTGAGGGGTGCGTTCGAGCACCTGACCTTCAAGGGTCTCACGCATACAGGCCAGCCCGTGAGCCTGCCGCTCGAGGAAGTGTACGTCGGGCTGAAGGTCCTGGCCGAGGTTCCCGAGGTGGTGGATGACCTCAGCGCCGCCGAGCGCAGGCTCCTTCACGAAGCAAAGCTGCAGGGACGCCTGGAAGAGGAGCAGGACCGGGAGCTGGACAGCTTGCGCTACCGGCGCTGGCGGGAAGAGGCACGCGGCGAACAGACACGCCTCCAACGCCGGAGCCTCGATGCCACGCAGGTGGAGCTGGCCGAGCCCGTCATGGTCCTGCTGGGAGACCCGGGCTCTGGCAAGACGACGCTCCTCCATTACCTGGCCCTGCGCGCCATCGGGCCGGAGCAGACGGGTGGGACGCGGAAGGGACGCCTCCCCCTCTTCGTCCCGCTCGCCGCGTATGACGAGCACCTCAGACGCACGGACGACACCGCCACGCTCGAGCAGTTCCTCGCTATCTACTGGGCGCGCTGGAGCCACCTGCGTGGCCTGGAGCCGCTGTTCCACCAGGCCCTGGAGGAAGGCCGGGCCCTGGTCCTGCTCGATGGCTTGGACGAGGTGCTGGAGCTGACGACGCGGCGGCGCGTGGCCCAACAAGTCAGCGGCCTGCTTCAAAAGTGGGAGGGCCGAGGTAACCGCTTCGTGCTCACCAGCCGATTCATCGGGTACCGGGAGGTCCGGCTTCCGGGCGGAGTGCCGCACTACATGGTGCTGGATTTCGGGCCGGAGGAGATAGAGCGGTTCGCGCACAGGTGGTGCGAGGCTTTCGAGGTGCTGGCCTCGGGTGGCGAGCGCTCGGAGGGGGTGCTGCAACGTGCGCGACAGGAAGCGCAGGCCTTGCTGGAGGACGTGCAGGAGAAGCCAGGCGTGGCGCACCTGGCCTCCAATCCCCTCCTCCTGACGATGCTGGCACAGTTGCGGCGGCAGGAGGGTCGGTTGCCGGCCCGGCGGATAGAGCTCTACGCGCGCTACGTGCGCATGCTGCTGGAGCATTGGGCCGAGCGCGTCCAACCCGATGTGGCCCACCAGCACTTGATGGACCTGGCGCTGTGGCTTCAGCGCCACCGGCCCAGCGGGACGGCGCGACAGAGCGACCTGGTGAAGGTACTGCGTCACCAGGAGATGCGGGATATCGCCGGCCTGCTCGGAGAGAGGGGCCACGATGCCCATGGCTTCCTGCACCTCACCTTCCAGGAGTACTTCGTGGGGCGGGCCCTGGCGCGTGAGTCCCCGGAGAACCGGTGGGAGCTCCTCCGGCCCCACCTGCATGACCCGCGCTGGCATGAGCCGCTCTTGCTGTGTGCGGGCCAGTTGGGAGTCATCGAGGGCCGGGAAGAAGAGGTCGATGACCTGCTGGGGAGAATCCTGGGAGCGGGCAGTGAGCACGAGGAGGTGCTCCACCGGGATTTGTTCCTGGCGATAGCGGTGCTCGAGGAGGACGTCACGCGCTCCAAGAAGAGGCTGAGCGACATGATGGCTCGACTCGAGCCCTTGCGAATGGCTCGGGTGCCTTCGGTCCGCCAACGAGCACTGGCGGGAATGGCTCAGTTGATGCGGCTGGGACATGAACCGGCAAAGGAGGCGTTCCTCGCCTGGATTGAGGAGCAAGCACATACATCGGAAACCTCTCGAGCACTGGCGAAGGTGCCCCCCGGAGAGATTCCCGCGGAGCTTCGCGGAAAGCTGCTCGAGTGGCTGGAGAGAGAGGGCGGCAGGAAGTGGATCGTGGCGGTGGATGTGCTGGGTCCCATGGCGGGCAGCGACGAAGCCGTGCTGCAGGCTCTCCTCCCCCGGATCGATGACGACAGCCCGGGCGGGCCTCCATCCGTGGTCTGGGCGCTGGGACGCGTGGCGGGCAGCAGCGAAGCCGTGCGGGATGCCTTTCTCGCTCGGCTCGCCGACAAGGAATTCGATGTGGGGAGCGCGATGATCCAGGCGCTGAGCGCCATGGTGAGCAGCGACGAAGCCGTGCGTCAGGCCTTCTTTTCTCGGCTCGCCGATGAGCTCCCTCATGTGCGTGAAGCAGCGGCCGAGGCCCTGGGGGCCCTGGCGGACCGCGATGAGTCCGTGCGGCAGGCCCTCCTCTCCCGACTCACTGACGAGAACTGGCCGGTGCGCAGCTCAGCAGCCTGTGCGCTGGGGGCCATGGCGGGCAGCGACGAATTCGTGCGACAGGCCCTCCTCGCCCGGCTCGCTGACGAGGACTCCGATGTGCGTGAAGCAGTGGTCGATGCGCTGAGTGCCAGTGTGGGCAACGACGAATCCGTGCGGGATGCCCTCCTCTCCCGGCTCACCGACGAGGACTGGCTCGTGCGTAGAGCGGCGGCCGAGGCGCTGGGCGCCGTGGCGGGCAGCAGCGAAGCCGTGCGGCAAGCCCTCCTCGCTCGGCTCGACGACGAGGTCCCTCATGTGCGTGAAGTGGCGGCCCTGGCGCTGAGCACTGCGGTGGGCAGCGACGAAGCCGTGCGGCAAGCCCTCCTCTCTATGCTCGATGACGAGAACTACGGTGTGCGTCGAGTGGCGGCCGAGGCGCTGGGAGCCGTGGCGGGCAGCGACGGAGCCGTGCGTCAGGCCCTTCTCTCTGTGCTCGACGATGAGCAGGGAGAGGTGCGTCGCGCGGTGTCCGAGACGTTGGGAACCCAGGTGGGAAGCGACGAAGCCGTGCGACAGGCACTCCTCTCCCGGCTTGGCGGCGAGCGCTGGGAGGTGCGTAGCGCGTCGGTTCGGGTGCTGGGTGCCATGGTAGGCAGCGACGGATCCGTGCGCCAGGCCCTCCTCGAGCGGCTCGACGATGAGCACTGGCAGATACGTGAAGCGGCGGTCGAGGCGTTGGGAGCCGTGGTGGGCAGCGACGGAGCCGTGCGTCAGGCCCTCCTCGAGCGGCTCGACGACGAGGACCCCGATGTGTGTGAAGCGGCGGTCGAGGCGTTGGGAGCCGTGGTGGGCAGCGACGGCGCCATACGTCAGGCCCTCCTCGATCGACTCGCCGACGAGCACTGGTGGATGCGTGAAGTGGCGGCCGAGGCGCTGGGAGCCGTGGCGGGCAGCGACGGAGCCGTACGGGAAGCCCTCCTTGCTCGACTCGATGACGAGACCTCCGACGTGCGTAGCGCGGCAGCCAAGGCGCTGGAAGCAGCCGTGGCGGGCAGCGATGGAACCGTGCGTCAGGCCCTCCTTGCTCGACTCACCGACAAGCACGAGAAGGTGAGGAGAGCGGCAGTCCAGGCGCTGGGAGCCGTGGTGGGCAGCGACGGAGCCGTGCGTCAGGCCCTCCTCTCCCGGCTCAACGACGAGGACGGGTTTGTGCGTCAAGCGGCAGCCAAGGCGCTGGAAGCCGTGGCGGGCAGCGACAAGGCCGTGCAGCAGGCCCTTTTCGCTTTGCTCGACGAGAGGGAGCTCGGTGTGATTCAAGTGGCAGTCGAGGTACTGGGCACCGCTGCGGGCAGTGACGGGTCCGTGCGTCAGGTCCTCCTCGCTCGGCTCGCCGACGAGCACGGGTTTTTGCGTCGAGCGGCAGCCGAGGCGCTGGGGGCCGTGGTTGACAGTGACGGATCCGTACGAAAGGCCCTCCTCGCTCAACTCGACGACAATAACGAGTGGGTGCGTGCAGCGGCGGTCCGGGCATTGGGAGCCGTGGTGGGCAGCGACGGAGCCGTACGAGAGGCCCTCCTCGCTCGACTCAACGACAAGGTCTGGACGGTGCGAGCTGCAACGGTGATGACTCTCTCGGAGAAGAGTCGTGCGGAGGATGTTCCAGTAGAATCCTTCATTCCCTGGCTGGGAGCTGTCGGCTACTCATCCCAAGAAGATCTGCCTGAGCAGGTTCGTCGCTCCGTCGCCCGGGTTGTCGCCCTCGAAGCTCACCACGATGAACATTTGTTGAGGCGTTTGTTGGAGTGGGTGCGTCACCCGGAGTGGGAGACGCGCCAGGGCGCCGCGATGGCACTGATGGCCATTCCCGGAGGACCGCCGCCCCACGCGAAGCCGGCCCTGCTTGGCCTGCTCGACGATCTTCGTGATGAAGGGGCTTGGAGTGAACGCCTGGACATGGCCGAGAGCCTGCTCAATGCGCGTGACCGGGAAGCGAGCAAGAAGGCCATCGACTGTGCGATGAGCGCACTCGATTACGGCATCCAGCCCTGGCACGACGGCGAGCTCACCGGGCAGGTGCGCAGCAGGGCCGCGGAGCTCCTCGGACGGTTGGAGCCAACCCATCGCAACGAGCGCGTGCTCCAGCGATTGCTCCGACTCCTGCAGGAAGACGATGAGGAAGACGTTTGCGACACTGCCTACCAGGCCGCGTTGCGCCTCATCGCGGCACCTGTCGAGCGCCGGTAG
- a CDS encoding PHP-associated domain-containing protein → MLIDLHAHSYLSKDCDLDPRAVLDRAALFGLDGVAFTETNTQDGCDELFEIGAKSKVKVFVGLELITDRGQYLCFFPKPELAPEPVQMWGSNREKPWSAAECLPKVRSLGAAIVAARPYDRDTPNPAMDYVRTLGGVLCAVEGYNARVKQTSNDLAVEAAEALKLPCTGGSDARGSLDEVGYGATFFKNPIQTQAQLVAALLAGDFYPVMAGELPRLTRPGEAQAARGGGGKRRGGGGGGGGGGGGRRRR, encoded by the coding sequence ATGCTCATCGATCTGCACGCGCATTCCTACCTCTCGAAGGATTGCGACCTGGATCCGCGCGCGGTCCTGGACCGTGCCGCGCTGTTCGGTCTGGACGGCGTGGCCTTCACCGAAACCAATACCCAGGACGGCTGTGACGAACTCTTCGAGATCGGCGCGAAGTCCAAGGTGAAGGTCTTCGTCGGTCTGGAGCTCATCACCGACCGGGGACAGTACCTGTGCTTCTTCCCGAAGCCGGAGCTGGCGCCCGAGCCGGTGCAGATGTGGGGCAGCAACCGCGAGAAGCCCTGGAGCGCCGCCGAGTGCCTGCCGAAGGTGCGCTCACTGGGCGCGGCCATCGTGGCGGCGCGCCCGTACGATCGGGACACGCCCAACCCGGCCATGGACTATGTCCGCACGCTGGGCGGGGTGCTGTGCGCCGTCGAGGGCTACAACGCCCGGGTGAAGCAGACGTCGAACGACCTGGCCGTGGAGGCCGCGGAGGCGCTCAAGCTGCCGTGCACCGGTGGCAGCGACGCCCGGGGCTCCCTGGACGAGGTGGGCTATGGCGCCACCTTCTTCAAGAATCCCATCCAGACGCAGGCGCAGTTGGTGGCCGCGCTGCTGGCCGGGGACTTCTACCCCGTCATGGCCGGCGAGCTGCCCCGGCTCACCCGTCCGGGCGAGGCCCAGGCCGCTCGCGGGGGTGGTGGCAAGCGCCGCGGGGGTGGTGGCGGCGGTGGTGGCGGCGGTGGTGGACGGCGCCGCCGCTAG
- a CDS encoding FmdB family zinc ribbon protein — protein MPIYEYACKSCGKMIDVLQKVSDPTPEACTACGAQGSLSKVVSRSSFVLKGGGWYSDLYSSTKKDGSSSSSSSSSSSSSSSSSSSSSDSGSSASSTSSAPAAAASGAKS, from the coding sequence ATGCCCATCTACGAGTACGCCTGCAAGTCCTGTGGAAAGATGATCGATGTCCTGCAGAAGGTGAGCGACCCGACGCCGGAGGCCTGCACCGCGTGCGGCGCCCAGGGCTCGCTCAGCAAGGTCGTCAGCCGCTCCAGCTTCGTCCTCAAGGGCGGCGGCTGGTATTCGGACCTGTACAGCTCGACGAAGAAGGACGGGAGCTCCTCCAGCAGCAGCTCGTCCTCCTCTTCTTCCTCTTCCAGTTCCAGCAGTAGCTCGTCGGACTCGGGGTCGAGCGCCTCCAGCACGTCGAGCGCCCCGGCGGCGGCCGCCTCCGGCGCCAAGAGCTGA
- a CDS encoding Fur family transcriptional regulator, with protein sequence MAQHGLKSTRQRSLIIDTFFSVGGHLSVEELWNKVREQDAKVSVATVYRTMKLLNECGLAHARNFGDGQTRYEAAAGRDHHDHLICTHCGTIVEFEDDRIEHMQDAVAAKHGFKVTSHKMELYGVCRNCQRAAAKSEA encoded by the coding sequence ATGGCCCAGCACGGGCTGAAGAGCACGCGTCAGCGGAGCCTCATCATCGACACCTTCTTCTCCGTGGGCGGTCACCTGTCCGTGGAGGAGCTGTGGAACAAGGTGCGAGAACAGGACGCCAAGGTGTCGGTGGCCACGGTGTACCGCACCATGAAGCTGCTCAACGAGTGCGGCCTGGCGCACGCGCGCAACTTCGGTGACGGGCAGACGCGCTACGAGGCGGCCGCCGGGCGCGACCACCACGATCACCTCATCTGCACCCACTGCGGCACCATCGTCGAGTTCGAGGACGACCGCATCGAGCACATGCAGGACGCGGTGGCGGCCAAGCACGGCTTCAAGGTGACGTCGCACAAGATGGAGCTGTACGGGGTGTGCCGGAACTGCCAGCGAGCCGCCGCCAAGAGCGAGGCATGA
- a CDS encoding TlpA family protein disulfide reductase produces MRRSVLAVGCALVLALAGCRRVPETPGATLGPSPYLRELALPYVGPTPHDWRRLSGRVVMVAFFATWCFPCVAELPTLEALQKEYGPQGFQVVLVGLDLDGAKTLAPFAEQYALNFPVLVSDERIQQGRSAFGLIPALPATFLLDKEGQVAGAWQGVASHEDTSRAVEKLLRR; encoded by the coding sequence ATGAGGCGCTCGGTCCTGGCGGTGGGCTGTGCGCTGGTGCTGGCCCTGGCCGGGTGCCGCCGGGTGCCCGAGACGCCCGGTGCGACCCTGGGGCCCTCGCCGTACCTGCGGGAGTTGGCGCTGCCCTATGTGGGCCCCACGCCGCATGACTGGCGCCGGCTGTCCGGGCGCGTGGTGATGGTGGCCTTCTTCGCCACCTGGTGCTTCCCGTGCGTGGCGGAGCTGCCCACGCTGGAGGCGCTCCAGAAGGAGTACGGTCCCCAGGGCTTCCAGGTGGTCCTGGTGGGCCTGGATCTGGATGGGGCGAAGACGCTGGCGCCCTTCGCGGAGCAGTACGCGCTCAACTTCCCGGTGCTGGTGTCCGACGAGCGCATACAGCAGGGCCGGAGCGCCTTCGGGCTCATTCCCGCGCTGCCCGCCACCTTCCTGCTCGACAAGGAGGGCCAGGTGGCCGGCGCGTGGCAGGGCGTGGCCAGCCACGAGGACACCTCACGAGCGGTGGAAAAACTGCTGCGCCGCTGA
- a CDS encoding FtsB family cell division protein has product MAALLTLVSVVDAKGFRRYLLLRQDVEAIQERNRILSEQNDVLRREINALRNDPTALERAAREELGYIKPGEIVFHLE; this is encoded by the coding sequence GTGGCCGCGCTCCTCACGCTGGTTTCGGTGGTGGACGCGAAGGGCTTCCGCCGCTACCTGCTCCTGCGCCAGGACGTCGAGGCCATCCAGGAGCGCAACCGCATCTTGTCCGAACAGAACGACGTTCTCCGCCGCGAGATCAACGCGCTGCGCAACGACCCCACCGCCCTCGAGCGCGCCGCGCGAGAGGAGCTCGGCTACATCAAGCCGGGCGAGATCGTCTTCCACCTGGAGTAA